A portion of the Parasteatoda tepidariorum isolate YZ-2023 chromosome 5, CAS_Ptep_4.0, whole genome shotgun sequence genome contains these proteins:
- the LOC107438677 gene encoding lysozyme 1B-like, with the protein MAQTSLIVIALCGFLPIFIKAKVVSPCAVADIFMNKLHQKKANAANFACLAKYASGFNTQAVGETHKDGSDDFGIFMINDKYCRKGTKTSCGVSCTDLVSDNIEHSATCALAIMEKEGFSHWPEWKNCQHIPTLRFIDKCDVSPKG; encoded by the exons ATGGCGCAAACGAGTTTGATTGTCATCGCTTTGTGTggttttttaccaatttttatcaaagcaaaAGTCGTCAGTCCGTGCGCTGTGGCAgatattttcatgaataaacTACATCAAAAGAAAGCTAATGCTGCGAACT TTGCCTGTCTAGCAAAATATGCGAGTGGATTCAATACGCAAGCGGTTGGAGAAACCCACAAAGATGGCAGTGACGACTTCGGAATATTCATG attaacgACAAATATTGCAGAAAAGGCACCAAAACTAGCTGTGGAGTCAGCTGTACAG aTCTAGTGTCAGACAATATTGAACATAGTGCAACATGTGCGTTGGCTATCATGGAAAAGGAAGGATTTTCGCATTG gCCAGAGTGGAAAAATTGTCAACACATCCCGACTTTAAGATTTATTGATAAATGTGATGTAAGCCCGAAAGGCTGA
- the LOC107438680 gene encoding mitochondrial fission process protein 1 isoform X1 has translation MGDQTAEIDIYRDTPIRLLGYANEVGESFRALVKKSFVHASYVVAFGYVFADTADKVKKRNKILDENDPSRKVKLVTSAVDTLVWQTLASVAIPGFTINRLCATSMYLLKKNTKLPSSTRKWTTVAIGLGSIPFIVKPIDHLVDSIMNHTFRKWFM, from the exons atgggAGATCAAACTGCTGAAATAGACATTTATCGAGACACTCCTATTAGATTGTtgg gttATGCAAATGAAGTTGGAGAATCTTTCAGAGCTTTGGTTAAAAAGAGTTTTGTTCATGCTAGTTATGTGGTAGCGTTTGGGTATGTTTTTGCCGATACTGcagataaagtaaaaaaaaggaataaa aTTCTGGATGAAAATGACCCTTCCAGAAAAGTAAAACTAGTTACATCTGCTGTGGATACTCTAGTTTGGCAAACCTTAGCTTCTGTAGCTATTCCAGGATTTACCATCAATAGGCTTTGTGCAACCTCCATGTATTTgctaaagaaaaatactaaactaccGTCTTCCACTAGAAAATGGACTACAGTAGCTATAGGTCTTGGTAGCATcccttttattgttaaaccaatAGATCACTTAGTAGATTCTATAATGAACCATACTTTTAGAAAATGGTTCatgtag
- the LOC107438680 gene encoding mitochondrial fission process protein 1 isoform X2 has protein sequence MGDQTAEIDIYRDTPIRLLGYANEVGESFRALVKKSFVHASYVVAFGYVFADTADKVKKRNKILDENDPSRKAKLVTSAVDTLVWQTLASVAIPGFTINRLCATSMYLLKKNTKLPSSTRKWTTVAIGLGSIPFIVKPIDHLVDSIMNNTFRKWFM, from the exons atgggAGATCAAACTGCTGAAATAGACATTTATCGAGACACTCCTATTAGATTGTtgg gttATGCAAATGAAGTTGGAGAATCTTTCAGAGCTTTGGTTAAAAAGAGTTTTGTTCATGCTAGTTATGTGGTAGCGTTTGGGTATGTTTTTGCCGATACTGcagataaagtaaaaaaaaggaataaa ATTTTGGATGAGAATGACCCTTCCAGAAAGGCAAAACTAGTTACATCTGCTGTGGATACTCTAGTTTGGCAAACCTTAGCTTCTGTAGCTATTCCAGGATTTACCATCAATAGGCTTTGTGCAACCTCCATGTATTTgctaaagaaaaatactaaactaccGTCTTCCACTAGAAAATGGACTACAGTAGCTATAGGTCTTGGTAGCATcccttttattgttaaaccaatAGATCACTTAGTAGATTCTATAATGAAcaatacttttagaaaatggttcatgtag